In one window of Thermodesulfobacteriota bacterium DNA:
- a CDS encoding prephenate dehydrogenase/arogenate dehydrogenase family protein, with product MALHFKKVAVIGVGLIGGSLAMVLRQKGIASEIVGIGRGLKNLEAAKRLGVVDSFTTDPVEGVRGAGLVLVAVPVLKIAETVRNAAPGLEAGCIVTDAGSVKGAVIREVAPFMPKGVHFVPGHPIAGTEHSGVEAAFPELYADRRCILTPVPETDREALEKVKAVWEAAGSTVVVMDALVHDMIFAAVSHLPHMIAYTLVNAVADMDEASGADVISYSAGGFKDFTRIASSSPEMWSDICAMNRAEILKAIDGFTGRLATLRALIEKGDQKNLRAEFERAKGIRDSLVKGALTGEKE from the coding sequence CAAAAGGGCATAGCCTCCGAGATAGTCGGCATAGGGCGGGGCCTTAAGAACCTCGAGGCGGCCAAACGGCTCGGGGTAGTGGACTCGTTCACTACCGACCCCGTTGAAGGCGTAAGGGGCGCCGGGCTCGTGCTCGTCGCGGTCCCGGTATTGAAGATAGCAGAGACGGTCAGGAACGCGGCTCCGGGGCTCGAGGCCGGCTGCATAGTCACCGATGCGGGGAGCGTAAAGGGCGCCGTAATCAGGGAGGTCGCGCCCTTCATGCCGAAAGGCGTGCATTTCGTGCCAGGCCATCCCATAGCCGGGACAGAGCACTCCGGCGTCGAGGCCGCCTTCCCGGAACTGTATGCCGACAGGAGGTGCATCCTAACCCCCGTGCCTGAGACCGACAGGGAAGCCCTCGAGAAAGTAAAGGCCGTGTGGGAGGCGGCGGGCTCGACGGTAGTCGTCATGGACGCGCTCGTCCATGACATGATATTCGCCGCCGTAAGCCATCTCCCGCACATGATAGCCTACACGCTCGTGAACGCGGTCGCTGACATGGACGAAGCGTCCGGCGCGGACGTAATAAGCTACTCGGCGGGCGGGTTCAAGGACTTTACCAGGATAGCATCGAGCTCCCCGGAGATGTGGAGCGACATATGCGCCATGAACCGGGCGGAGATACTGAAGGCCATAGACGGCTTCACCGGCAGGCTCGCGACCCTGCGTGCCCTCATCGAGAAGGGCGACCAGAAGAACCTCAGGGCCGAGTTCGAGAGGGCCAAGGGGATCAGGGACTCCCTCGTAAAGGGCGCCTTGACAGGAGAAAAGGAGTGA